A genome region from Bufo gargarizans isolate SCDJY-AF-19 chromosome 2, ASM1485885v1, whole genome shotgun sequence includes the following:
- the TRPM1 gene encoding transient receptor potential cation channel subfamily M member 1 isoform X4: MVSYKMSTCDGSVINCWCTAFRCCCGQLIMQHVPPPQNAIANKTGEDNKLEAVPEKWSIGKHTQLNPTDAFGILEFQGGGHSNKAMYIRVSYDTKPDSLLHLMVKEWQLELPKLLISVHGGLQNFEMQPKLKQVFGKGLIKAAMTTGAWIFTGGVSTGVIRHVGDALKDHSSKSRGRICAIGIAPWGIVENKEDLIGKDVTKPYQTMSNPLSKLSVLNNTHTHFILADNGTLGKYGAEVKLRRQLEKHISLQKINTRLGQGVPVVALIVEGGPNVISIVLECLREEPPIPVVVCDGSGRASDILSFAHKYSEEAG; this comes from the exons ATGGTATCATATAAAATGTCTACATGTGATGGATCTGTCATAAACTGTTGGTGCACTGCTTTCAGATGTTGCTGTGGTCAGCTCATTATGCAGCATGTCCCACCTCCTCAGAATGCAATAGCCAACAAGACTGGAGAAGACAACAAACTGGAAGCTGTGCCTGAAAAATGGTCTATAGGTAAACACACCCAACTGAATCCCACAGATGCATTCGGAATACTGGAGTTCCAGGGAGGCGGACATTCAAATAAGGCCATG TATATCCGGGTATCTTACGATACAAAGCCCGATTCTCTACTTCACCTCATGGTAAAAGAATGGCAGCTAGAACTCCCTAAGCTTCTAATCTCTGTGCATGGTGGACTCCAGAACTTTGAAATGCAGCCTAAACTAAAGCAAGTCTTTGGGAAAGGGTTAATCAAAGCTGCTATGACCACTGGGGCCTGGATATTCACTGGGGGCGTCAGTACAG GTGTAATACGTCATGTGGGCGATGCCTTGAAAGATCACTCTTCCAAGTCCAGAGGAAGAATATGTGCCATAGGAATTGCACCTTGGGGTATTGTGGAAAACAAGGAGGATCTTATAGGAAAAGAT GTTACAAAACCTTATCAAACCATGTCTAATCCTCTGAGTAAACTATCTGTATTGAATAATACTCATACACACTTCATATTAGCGGATAATGGAACACTTGGAAAATATGGAGCAGAAGTCAAATTAAGACGCCAGCTAGAAAAGCACATATCACTTCAGAAAATCAACACTA ggCTAGGACAAGGTGTACCCGTGGTAGCACTCATTGTGGAAGGAGGTCCTAATGTTATTTCCATTGTCCTTGAATGCCTGCGTGAAGAACCACCTATCCCTGTAGTTGTTTGCGATGGAAGTGGGCGAGCCTCTGACATACTATCTTTTGCCCACAAATACTCAGAGGAAGCAGGGTAG